Genomic window (Bacteroidales bacterium):
TATTTTAATGAAAGTCACATTTTCCTGATCCCAGAAGTATAGATTCCAATGAAGTGTCCCTGGCAATTCAGTGAAAACCAATTCCAATTCCCTGTTCAATTGAGGCAAGCTGAAAGGATCGGAATTAATCCGGCCCATTTGATTCAGTTTACCAATTACTCTATAATACGGAATGGAATGTGACATATAAGATCCCTAAAATTACCATGAGATGCCTGGATTAATTGCCATAAAGCAATAATTGTAATCATACAAACTTAAGAATACCGGAGTAATATTAAAAATTATTCAATTCAAACCCTGTAACAAAAAGCCCCAATCATGTGTTAAGATGACTGATTCGTTTTTAAGCGGGAATTATTTTTTCAAAATAAAACAATACCTTTCCCTGGACTACTATAGTATATACCTGATTAATAATCATTTACATGTTTGGAATAATATTTGATTTCTCAAAGCAAAACAATTGATATGTATATCCTTTTAGTAGAAGAAGATCATTTTTACGCATCAATGATCATGGGTTTTCTGAAGAAAGCCGGTTTTAGTAATATCAAGCATATTGATAATGGTGTGGATTGCCTTTTGCAGGTTTATGAGGAAAGCACGCCTGATCTTGTAATACTTGATTCTCATCTTTCCAGGGTTAACGGTGTTGATGTTATTCAGAAACTGGTAACTCATAAACCAGGGATGAAAATCCTTGTGATGAAGCCACTGACAAGCAGCAAAAAATTCGTTGAACCCAGTCATCGTGCCGTGATTGATATCATTCTGAAAGATGAACTGGTACTGGATCATTTGATGCCCCATATACATATTATTCATTCAGAAGTTGTACAAAGAAAGAAAAGCAGGCCTGTTACGAATATGCTTGTGAATTTCAAGCGGTTCATCTTTGCTCCTTAAGCAGGCATCAATCAGATATTGCCTTCCGATAACCCTTGCGGTTTAAATTCCTTATAATTTGATAAATTTCCCTTCTGACCTGTTGCGAGAGGTGGACAAGGCATAAAAATAAATTCCCGGAGGCAGCATGGAAATATCTATTTCAAAATAATTTTCCATTCCGGCATGGGATTGTTTACTGCCCGACTCAATCATAAATCCAACGAGGTTATAAATGCGAAGGTTCACCTTTTCATCTTTCATTAACCTGTAAGAAATTCTGATGATTTTTTCACCAGGGTTAGGATAAACCCCTGAAAGTATATTTGTGACGTCCCCATTTACTGATTGAACAGGATCATATTCGCTGGCACCGATATCAAACCTGACTCCCATTGGCCTGGGATGATTAAAATAGTCGAATAGTATTCCCCGGTTATTAAAAGAACCTTTATCAATAAGTGGAGAACCGGGTTGAATGGCATAATCTCCTTCTCCCAGGCCTGCTGACCAGGCATTTCTTGAAAAGAAATTATTTTCCAGGGAGATGTCACTGTCGCTATCAGGGATCATTATATAGCTGTCATTTCCATTGAAGCTGGTATTCCCGTTTTCGTAATAACTATAGTTCCCGGGATCGAGAATCACATTGTTGGCGATCAGGTTATTGGCAGAAATAGTACTCTTAAACCTGATCCCATCCGATTTGGGCCGGATTATCGTATTGAAGAGTATAGAAAATGAGGAATCGGGCTGCACTGAAACATCAGTCACATAAATCCCATAACGCATTTTCGTGCTATCATCAGGTTGGAAATACCTTCCCGGGTCAATGATGATATTATTAAAGATGCGAAATCCGCCCAGTCCATGAATTTCGATTCCATTGCCTTTGCCCTGGGTTACGAAATTGTTATAACAATCGCATTTTGAACCTCCACCGATTGTAATCCCCGACATTTGTCCGAAGATCTCCTTCTGACTGTCGTACATCACAAGATTCCCATAAACCTGGCAATCCTCTGAGGCAGAACTCACCTGGATTCCATCCATCCCGGAGTATTGAATGATATTATTGTATACCCTGACTCCTTTCAAAAGTGAGGGCAATAGCAGGGTATCTTTTCCATTGCACTGGACTGTTTGACCGAAATACTTGGTACTGCCAATATACATTGCCTCATCGCCTACATCTGAAATAAAATTGTCATGGATCAGGGTATTGTATTGTGTGAAGACATCTCTTGTGGCTGTGAGGTTGCAATCGGGATCAGTCTTGGCATTGATACCCCCGGCAATACAGTTTTTAATGGATACATGATCTATTTCATAGTCTGAGCTCTTGCTGCCCAATCCGATCCCACCTCCGCTTTCAACACGTTCGATGCTGATGCCATAGAAAGTCCCGGGATCGCCGGTTCCTGTCAAACGGATATAGCGGCAATTTTGAATGGAAATTCCGAAATAATGGTCTGTATTAATAATTACCGGCCCGCCATTATTTATAATGATGATGGGTTGATCCGCTTCACCTTTGAGATTGCGTAACAGTAGGAATAGCCGTTGTCCGGGCTGAATATATAAGGTATCCCCCGGCAGTAACTCGTTGAAAGGGGCAAGTGTTCCATCTACCAGTGTTGTTGTGACATCAATAAAATAACCGGTGTTGCGCGCTGAGCTATATATCGGGAGAATGGCTATGAATGCCAATAGTATAATTCCCCAATATTTCCCGGTTTTCATTGTCAGACAGGCTTTACTAGCCTCTTTTTGCCCGTTCCCAATTGACAGATTGGGTCCTTTTGAGGTACCTTTTCAATCCGAGGAAAACAGAGAGATTCATGATAAAAAAGTAATAAGGGACAAACAGAAGTTTTATCCTGATGGATTTATTTTCAAGGTACCAACCCAGTAATGCAGCCAAATAAAACAATACCTGGAGCCAGAAAAGGACATTATAGAGTCCTGTGGAAATGATACCTTCGTTGAGGGCAATAATGAGACCTAATGGCAACAATATGGCCAGGGCCAGCGGGGCCAGTGTCCAGCGAAGCACACGGTGTGAAATATATTGAAATGACAGGGTTCCATACCTGAAGATATTCAACAGGGAACTTAACCTAACCACTGCCTGAATGCCCCCGGCAGAAATCCTGATTTTCCTTTTTAATTCTTCTTTTACATCTGCTGAAGCCGTTTCAATGGCATAAGCTTCGGGGTCATATTGAATGGTATATCCATCCTGGGCTACACGGAGGGAAATGATAAAGTCGTCGAGGAGGGTATCTTTTTCCACTTCCCGGTAGAGTTCGGTACGAATGGCAAATAATTCACCGGCAGCACCAACCACTGAGTAAAGTTCGGCATCCCATTTTTTCAGGGTAGATTCATATTTCCAGTAAAGTCCTTCCCCGGCTCCGGCTGCAGCATCTTTTTCCTTGCTGAAAATCCTTTTTTCTCCAGAGACGCATCCCACTTTGGAATTGCTGAAAAGCTTGACAATCCTTCTGATCGATTCTTTTCCAAGCATTGTATTGGCATCACAGAATACCACAATCGGTGTTTTAACAAACTTCATTCCCCTGTTCATTGCACCAATTTTACCGTTACGTGCCGGCAGATGATGCACAGTGATTCCTTCGTACTTCTTCAGTTCATCGGGGGTACCATCATCAGAACCATCAGTAACCCAGACCATATGCAGCTTTTCCTTAGGATAATCCAATTCGAGGGAATTCCTGATTTTCTCAGCAACAAAATCCTTTTCATTGTAGGCAGCAATAAACAAGGTAACATCAGGTTCATAATCAGCATCCGTCTTACCGCCTGATTTGAGTC
Coding sequences:
- a CDS encoding T9SS type A sorting domain-containing protein — encoded protein: MKTGKYWGIILLAFIAILPIYSSARNTGYFIDVTTTLVDGTLAPFNELLPGDTLYIQPGQRLFLLLRNLKGEADQPIIIINNGGPVIINTDHYFGISIQNCRYIRLTGTGDPGTFYGISIERVESGGGIGLGSKSSDYEIDHVSIKNCIAGGINAKTDPDCNLTATRDVFTQYNTLIHDNFISDVGDEAMYIGSTKYFGQTVQCNGKDTLLLPSLLKGVRVYNNIIQYSGMDGIQVSSASEDCQVYGNLVMYDSQKEIFGQMSGITIGGGSKCDCYNNFVTQGKGNGIEIHGLGGFRIFNNIIIDPGRYFQPDDSTKMRYGIYVTDVSVQPDSSFSILFNTIIRPKSDGIRFKSTISANNLIANNVILDPGNYSYYENGNTSFNGNDSYIMIPDSDSDISLENNFFSRNAWSAGLGEGDYAIQPGSPLIDKGSFNNRGILFDYFNHPRPMGVRFDIGASEYDPVQSVNGDVTNILSGVYPNPGEKIIRISYRLMKDEKVNLRIYNLVGFMIESGSKQSHAGMENYFEIDISMLPPGIYFYALSTSRNRSEGKFIKL
- a CDS encoding response regulator gives rise to the protein MYILLVEEDHFYASMIMGFLKKAGFSNIKHIDNGVDCLLQVYEESTPDLVILDSHLSRVNGVDVIQKLVTHKPGMKILVMKPLTSSKKFVEPSHRAVIDIILKDELVLDHLMPHIHIIHSEVVQRKKSRPVTNMLVNFKRFIFAP
- a CDS encoding glycosyltransferase family 2 protein, with the translated sequence MTTLKIIFWVLLFIVFYAYIGYGILLFVLVRMKRLLGLKSGGKTDADYEPDVTLFIAAYNEKDFVAEKIRNSLELDYPKEKLHMVWVTDGSDDGTPDELKKYEGITVHHLPARNGKIGAMNRGMKFVKTPIVVFCDANTMLGKESIRRIVKLFSNSKVGCVSGEKRIFSKEKDAAAGAGEGLYWKYESTLKKWDAELYSVVGAAGELFAIRTELYREVEKDTLLDDFIISLRVAQDGYTIQYDPEAYAIETASADVKEELKRKIRISAGGIQAVVRLSSLLNIFRYGTLSFQYISHRVLRWTLAPLALAILLPLGLIIALNEGIISTGLYNVLFWLQVLFYLAALLGWYLENKSIRIKLLFVPYYFFIMNLSVFLGLKRYLKRTQSVNWERAKRG